A stretch of DNA from Gymnodinialimonas sp. 57CJ19:
ATCACCGATGCCGACAACGGCTCTCTCGGGACAGACGCGCCGGGTGCCGGTCGCGGTGCGCCTTACTGCTGATATCGGCGCGGGCTGAGAGGCCTGCTTTTTCGATATTTATGAAAAGATGAAGAGCGGGAATGGCGGAGAGGTCATCCCGCTCTTTCTATGTGCGGTCCATGGCGCGGGCGAGGGCTTGGGTTGCGCGGCTAAAGGCGGAGGCTGCGGCGGGTGATTGAGAGCGCCAGCGGATGAAGCCGTGGATCATGCCTTCCGCCTTTTCGTGCCAGATGAGTTTGGACGCGGCGAGGAGAGTGGCGGCGAGCGCCTCGCCGTCGCCGAGGAGCGGGTCGAGCGCCGCCGTCAGGAGGATGGCGGGAGGGAGGTTTGCGGGATTGCTTGTTGCGGGGGCAGAGAAGGCATCGGCTGGCGCGGTGCCGAGGTAGTCGCGCCAGCAGCGATGCATCATGGCACGTGACAGGTAGGGCGCATCGGCGTGGGTGGCGTAGCTGGAGGCCCGACAGATGGGGTCCGTGGCGGGATAGATCAGGAAGAGGCCCGCCGCGCGATTGGTCTTGAGCGCGGTGCCGAGGGCGAGGTTGCCGCCCGCGCTATCGCCGCCGAGCCAGATCAGGGGCGCAGCGCCGAGGGGGGATTGGCCCGATGTGAGACGATTCAGCGCCGCTACACATTCGTTCAGGGCCGTGGGGTAGGGCTGTTCCGGGGCGAGGGCGTAGTCAATGCTGACCACGCGCATGCCGGTATCAAGGGCGATGTCTGCGCAGACATGGTCATGGCCGCGCAGGGTACCAAGGCTCCACCCGCCGCCATGTATATAGAGCAGCACCTCGGCACGGGGATTGGCGGTGGCGTAGCTGCGCAGGGGCACGTTGCGGCCGTTGCAGTGCAGGGACCAGTCGTGGGTGGTGACATCAGAGGGGAGGGGCGGCAGCGTGGTCTCCATCGCGGCGACGGCGGCGCGCAGGGTCGCGATCGAGCGCAGGTGATCCGGAGTTGGGTCCGGGTCAGCCTCCATGGCCCGCACCAGGGGCCAGAGGTCCGGATGCAGGTCTGGGTAGGGGGCAACCGCGTCGCCCATGGTCACATCATCTTGATGACGTCTTTGTCGATCGCCAGAATGTAGCCGCGCCGGGCGATGTTCTTGACCAGCAACTCGCTTACCATCTGGTTGCCGAGCGTATCACGCAGGCGTTTGATGCGCGTGGCCCCGGCGGCTTCATCCACGTCGGATTCCAGTTTGCCAGAGACCATCGCCTCGATCTGGGCACCGGAGAGCACGTCATCGTCCAGCCGCGCCTCGGCCAGCACCGAGAGCGTTTCCATCGCCGCATCGGTCAATTTGAATTCGAGGTTGTTGATCAGCACCACCCGTTCTTCACGCGACAGGATCAGGGAGGACACCTGAATGCCCTGACGCTCGATCTCGCCCATGCGGCGGTTGAGGGTGATGATGGTAATCAGGAACACCAAGCACGCCACCAGAAGGGCCGTCGCGAAGATCATCAGGACGAAGATCACTGCCCGGTAGCTGGCCAGCACCTTAGAGAAGGTCGTGCCTGATTGGGCCAGCACTTCGAGCATCGCAATGGCATCGGGGTTGCGCACGTCATTGACCTCGAACACCTGGACCACCGCCTCGTTAAAGGCGTCTGCGTCGGGGAGGTTCATGAACAATAAAACGGCGGAGGTCACGAGAACCGCGACGACCGCCAGAATGCCTAATTGTACGACGCGCGTAGACGCGATCCGTGTGTCAGAAACGGAGGTAGTATTGTCCGGCATCCGATCTCCTTGATGCGAGGCCGGAATCGTCAAAGACCGAGCTCACATTCACCAACGTCCAACCCTGAGCGGCCAAACGGCTTGCGATGACGCCAGAGGCGGCACCGACCGAACAGGCGCTATCAGGTACTTGGATCACACCGTAGTGCAGACGCAAAGGGTTATCCATCCTTGCGCGATAGTCCGCGTAACAAGCGGCGTGCAGGGGGGCGGCCAAAACCGAGAGGGCAAGGGCCGCGAGGAGTGGTCTGAAAAGAGATTTTATCGTTCGGGTCATAATGGAGTGCTCATCTATTGTGCTGAAAGGGGCAGCTTCACGAACGG
This window harbors:
- a CDS encoding alpha/beta hydrolase — encoded protein: MGDAVAPYPDLHPDLWPLVRAMEADPDPTPDHLRSIATLRAAVAAMETTLPPLPSDVTTHDWSLHCNGRNVPLRSYATANPRAEVLLYIHGGGWSLGTLRGHDHVCADIALDTGMRVVSIDYALAPEQPYPTALNECVAALNRLTSGQSPLGAAPLIWLGGDSAGGNLALGTALKTNRAAGLFLIYPATDPICRASSYATHADAPYLSRAMMHRCWRDYLGTAPADAFSAPATSNPANLPPAILLTAALDPLLGDGEALAATLLAASKLIWHEKAEGMIHGFIRWRSQSPAAASAFSRATQALARAMDRT